The genomic stretch TTATCCTATAACTACAATCCGGAGGCCTCTGTGTATGGAATTAGGGCTGGATTTAAAGTTGTTTTTTAAATTTATGCTGCAGGAATTTCTTATTTTGTCTTTTACAAATGGAAACATAACAGGTTTTCAAACTATAAAATTCAGTCGCGATTTCCAGGCAGTAAAATGATTTCCAAAGAAATAAAGTATTCCATATATACAGTGCAACAAGTTGGCTTGTTTTTAAATTTCATGAAATAGGCCTTACAAAATTTATTTTGACATAAATGCAATTGGTTACCCCTACTTCTTTTTAAGCATACTTGGTTTGGTTATAATTAACGATACTTATTTTTATTGGACGCACCGCTTTATGCAATTAAATAAAAAAAACTGTGTGCTTTTCATAAAAAAAATCCAAATTACCGAGCCACTGTGAGGAAAAAACCTATTCCTTAAGTTTGTTTTGTTCTAATCAAACTTTTTTAAATATTTAATCATTTTGCTGTAAAGCAATCCTTCGTCAATTGGCTTTGAAATGTAATCATTCATCCCAATGCTTTTGCAATTCTCCACATCAATTATTTAATAAAAACTTTCCAACTACTATTTTGATTGAAAATTTGCTGTTTATATTTTATTTCGTTTACTTTGTAATTCAAAGTACTTTTAAACAATAAAAATTAAAGAATAACAAAATCACACCAATTATGAAAAACAAAAGACTATTCATTATTTTAACAACAGTAGCAATTTTATTGCTTATTCCGTTCATAGCAATGCGGTTCACAGCTGAAGTGAACTGGACTCTATCCGATTGTGTTGTAATGGGCGCCCTACTACTAGGAACCAGTCTCTTATGTGAGCTTGTACTAAGGAAGGTGGAAAGAATTAAACACCGAATTGCAATCTGTGGTGTTATTCTGGTGGTGTTCTTCCTTATTTGGGCAGAGCTTGCAGTGGGTCTTTTCGGGACACCTTTTGCCGGATCTTAGCAAGTGAAAGACATAAATTCACAATGAACTGCTATATTTGAATTTATTAGTCATCCTTTATTTTATGCGTTCAACATACTCGCTGGTATCTATGTTGATTTTTAACTTATCCCCAATGTTAATAAATATAGGAACCTGTATTTGTATACCACCTTCTACTTCGGCCATCTTTAACAATTTACCTCTTGAATCCTCGGTATAAATAACCTCTAATTCGGTATACTTTGGTAAGCTGCCCTGTACGGGTTTATCATTTTCATCAAAACGGATAATAAGAATCATTCCTTCCTGTAAAAAAGCTATTGCATCGCCAAATAATATTTTAGGTATGCTTAATTGCTCGAAGTTTTCCTGGTTCATACAAACCAAACTATCGCCTTCCTGATATAGGTATTGCATTTCAATAGCTTCAACTCTAATAAAATCTACTTTTTCACCTGAACGAAATCTCAATTCACTTTGCTTTCCTGTTTCAACATTGCGGCATTTAACCGAGTATATCGCATTTCCTTTCCCTGGTGTGATGTGATCATAATCAAGCACAATTAACAATTCGTTGTTGTATCTTAAAAAAGAACCTTTTGAAATATCTGATGTAGTAGCCATAATATAATTTAATTGCCTCCGAATATACTACCAACAAATGACATCACAAAATTAAGCATGAAATATTTTGTGGTAGAGAAAGCTTCTTATAGGGCAAAATGGAACATTGGCGGAAAGTTCCATTTTTAGTAGCCCGGGAATTTTGTGTAACAGTATCATATGCCTGCAACAGTTATGTGGATACTGCTCAATTAATTCTCTCATTAAAACAAATCGTATTTTCAATTGTGTTGGCTTAGCAAATGAACAAAACA from Bacteroidota bacterium encodes the following:
- the efp gene encoding elongation factor P; this encodes MATTSDISKGSFLRYNNELLIVLDYDHITPGKGNAIYSVKCRNVETGKQSELRFRSGEKVDFIRVEAIEMQYLYQEGDSLVCMNQENFEQLSIPKILFGDAIAFLQEGMILIIRFDENDKPVQGSLPKYTELEVIYTEDSRGKLLKMAEVEGGIQIQVPIFINIGDKLKINIDTSEYVERIK